Proteins encoded within one genomic window of Flavobacterium gilvum:
- a CDS encoding c-type cytochrome produces MKKYILGIALIGLSLKGFSQDVNKGKGVYSKTCIACHQATGVGVPGAFPPLAKSDYLNADVNRAIKQVIKGSSAPITVNGKKYTTAMPPQALSDQQIADVLTYVYSSWGNSKKVITVAMVKAQRK; encoded by the coding sequence ATGAAAAAATACATTTTAGGTATAGCATTGATCGGATTAAGTCTGAAAGGGTTTAGTCAGGATGTAAACAAAGGTAAAGGCGTTTATTCCAAAACCTGTATCGCTTGTCATCAGGCTACGGGAGTTGGTGTTCCGGGAGCTTTTCCTCCGTTGGCAAAATCTGATTATTTAAATGCAGATGTGAATCGTGCCATTAAGCAGGTAATCAAAGGATCTAGTGCCCCGATAACCGTAAACGGGAAAAAGTATACTACAGCTATGCCTCCACAGGCCTTGAGTGACCAACAAATTGCAGACGTACTTACTTATGTATATTCAAGTTGGGGAAATAGCAAAAAAGTAATAACTGTAGCTATGGTGAAAGCCCAAAGAAAATAA
- a CDS encoding formylglycine-generating enzyme family protein: MFPLKKITTSFLLMINCILFAQEVKMATINGGTFVPLYGATVQKPVKVSPFKIDVYPVTNAEYLTFVKKYPEYSRSKIKGLFADKSYLTQWESDFSYGKNNLSNAPVTNVSWFAAKKYCECQGKRLPSMDEWEYVAMADEKRSDARTKEEFNRYILSWYEKPKTYSNPVGQTFKNYWGVYDMHGLVWEWTADFNSIFLSGESRKDKDTDKNLFCGSGSVNATDLMNYAAFMRYAFRGSLKANYTTKNLGFRCAK; this comes from the coding sequence ATGTTTCCATTAAAAAAAATAACAACTTCCTTTTTATTGATGATAAACTGCATTCTTTTTGCTCAGGAAGTCAAAATGGCAACTATAAATGGGGGGACTTTTGTCCCCCTTTATGGTGCTACTGTCCAAAAGCCTGTCAAGGTGTCTCCTTTTAAAATAGATGTATATCCGGTTACTAATGCAGAATATCTTACTTTTGTTAAAAAATACCCAGAATACAGCCGTTCCAAAATTAAAGGGCTTTTTGCCGATAAAAGTTATCTTACTCAATGGGAAAGTGATTTCAGTTATGGAAAAAATAATTTGAGTAATGCTCCTGTAACCAATGTTTCCTGGTTTGCTGCCAAGAAATATTGTGAGTGCCAAGGAAAAAGATTGCCCTCTATGGACGAATGGGAGTATGTGGCTATGGCCGATGAAAAACGATCAGATGCCCGTACAAAAGAAGAATTCAATAGATACATTTTGTCTTGGTATGAGAAGCCTAAAACGTATTCGAATCCGGTTGGACAGACCTTCAAAAATTATTGGGGAGTCTATGATATGCACGGTTTGGTTTGGGAATGGACAGCAGACTTCAATAGTATTTTTCTTTCGGGGGAATCTAGAAAAGACAAAGACACCGATAAGAATCTCTTTTGCGGAAGCGGATCAGTTAATGCAACCGATCTGATGAATTATGCCGCTTTTATGCGTTATGCTTTCAGAGGTAGTTTGAAAGCCAATTATACTACTAAAAATTTAGGTTTTAGATGTGCCAAATAA
- a CDS encoding SCO family protein encodes MKFDLAIKEKKILKMGWSYILFLPVFLIFFSLQSCNKKETVVKDKPISDLSIYNLPSKWTTQNGQNIELKELRGKVLVMVMIYTSCKAACPRLVADMRNIESRLPDDVKENVKLVMVSIDPETDTPKRLKTFSIDNKMEGDQWLFLRSTEENTREFAAVLAVNYKKISPMDFSHSNIISVFNAEGELAYQQEGLGVNSDETIKKITEEAAKLN; translated from the coding sequence ATGAAATTTGATTTAGCCATAAAAGAAAAGAAAATCCTAAAAATGGGATGGTCTTACATTCTTTTTTTACCCGTTTTTTTAATCTTTTTTTCGCTTCAAAGCTGTAATAAAAAAGAAACTGTGGTCAAAGACAAGCCTATTTCTGATTTGTCTATTTATAATTTGCCTTCCAAATGGACTACACAAAATGGTCAGAATATTGAACTGAAAGAGTTGAGAGGAAAAGTTTTGGTCATGGTAATGATTTACACGTCTTGTAAAGCCGCTTGTCCCCGTTTGGTGGCAGATATGAGGAATATTGAATCCCGATTGCCAGATGATGTTAAGGAAAATGTCAAATTGGTAATGGTAAGTATTGATCCCGAAACGGATACCCCAAAACGGTTAAAAACCTTTTCGATTGACAACAAAATGGAAGGTGATCAATGGTTGTTTTTGCGTTCAACGGAAGAAAATACAAGGGAGTTTGCAGCTGTTTTGGCCGTTAATTATAAAAAAATATCTCCGATGGATTTTTCCCATTCCAATATCATAAGCGTGTTTAATGCAGAAGGAGAATTGGCTTATCAGCAAGAAGGATTGGGAGTAAATTCAGATGAAACGATCAAAAAAATTACAGAAGAAGCAGCGAAACTAAACTAA
- a CDS encoding alginate export family protein produces MKLFKMMVLAVGLLAGGTVFAQEFDANLQIKPRYEFRNGYKAPIPHGETPGQFISSRSRLNLNFKQDQFVTKFTIQNVRVWGDVATNAKSDVNGIQVFEAWAQYNFNDKWSTRLGRQVISYDNQRILGEADWGMQAQSHDAALVSYKNKKSQLDVAFSYSANAETDIATPYTVANYKTMQYAWYHNEFGKLNMSLLFLNTGYENKLTPPIPTPTPELKVDYMQTFGTYMNSKGKSWDGNLWFYGQTGKSNTYNVSAFDAALNFNYALTDKFKAGLGYEYLSGKSQSDKSTDIKSFYPLFGTNHGFNGYMDYFYVGNHRNSVGLQDAFLKFGYNVNKWQFALLPHIFNSANTVLDATGNKMDNYLGTEIDLTFGYAVHKFVNVTGGYSQMFASDTMQRLKGGDVDHTNNWAWLCVNVNPQVFSYKK; encoded by the coding sequence ATGAAACTATTTAAAATGATGGTACTGGCCGTTGGATTACTGGCCGGAGGTACTGTTTTTGCACAAGAATTTGATGCCAATTTACAAATCAAACCCCGTTACGAATTTAGAAACGGATATAAAGCGCCAATTCCTCATGGAGAAACTCCCGGACAATTTATTTCATCAAGATCACGTTTGAATTTGAATTTCAAACAAGATCAATTTGTTACCAAATTTACGATTCAAAATGTACGCGTTTGGGGAGATGTAGCCACAAATGCAAAATCAGATGTAAATGGTATTCAGGTATTCGAAGCTTGGGCGCAATACAATTTCAACGATAAATGGAGTACCCGTTTAGGCCGTCAGGTGATTTCGTACGACAATCAGCGTATTCTTGGGGAAGCCGACTGGGGTATGCAAGCGCAAAGTCATGATGCGGCATTGGTTTCGTACAAGAACAAAAAAAGCCAATTGGATGTTGCGTTTTCCTATAGTGCGAATGCAGAAACCGATATCGCTACACCTTATACAGTTGCTAATTACAAGACGATGCAATATGCCTGGTATCATAATGAGTTTGGGAAATTAAACATGAGTTTGTTGTTTTTGAATACTGGTTATGAAAATAAATTGACGCCTCCAATTCCAACCCCGACACCGGAATTAAAAGTGGATTATATGCAGACATTTGGAACCTATATGAATTCCAAAGGTAAATCTTGGGACGGAAATTTATGGTTCTACGGACAAACTGGAAAAAGCAATACTTATAACGTAAGTGCTTTTGATGCCGCACTTAATTTTAATTATGCTTTGACCGATAAGTTTAAAGCAGGTCTTGGTTATGAATACCTGTCAGGAAAAAGCCAATCAGATAAAAGCACTGACATAAAATCGTTCTATCCACTCTTTGGAACCAACCACGGATTCAATGGTTATATGGACTATTTCTACGTTGGAAACCACAGGAATTCAGTAGGACTTCAGGATGCGTTTTTGAAATTTGGTTATAATGTAAATAAATGGCAGTTTGCTTTGTTACCACATATTTTCAATTCAGCGAACACCGTTTTGGATGCTACCGGAAACAAAATGGACAACTATCTTGGAACCGAAATTGATTTAACTTTTGGGTATGCTGTTCATAAATTTGTAAATGTGACAGGTGGTTATTCACAAATGTTTGCCTCAGATACCATGCAAAGACTCAAAGGAGGCGATGTTGATCATACCAACAATTGGGCTTGGTTGTGTGTAAATGTGAATCCTCAGGTTTTTTCTTATAAAAAATAA
- the lysS gene encoding lysine--tRNA ligase has protein sequence MALSEQEIIRREKLQNLRNLGINPYPANLFPVNHTSKQVKENFEEGKKVIVAGRLMSVRDQGKACFAELQDSEGRIQMYVNRDVLCEGDDKTLYNQVFKKLTDLGDFIGIEGELFTTQVGAKCIRVSGFTFLSKTLRPLPLPKTDEDGKVYDAFNDAELRYRMRYVDLTVNPQVKETFIKRTKLFNAMRGFFNDAGYLEVETPVLQSIPGGAAARPFITHHNSLDIPLYMRIANELYLKRLIVGGFDGVYEFSKNFRNEGMDRTHNPEFTAMEIYVAYKDYNWMMDFTERLLEHCAVSVNGTSDVTFGEHKISFKAPYARVTMTDSIKHFTGFDISGKTEAELFEAAKGMGIEVDETMGKGKLIDEIFGAKCEGNYIQPTFITDYPKEMSPLCKEHRDNPDLTERFELMVCGKEVANAYSELNDPIDQRERFEDQLRLSEKGDDEATGTIDEDFLRALEYGMPPTSGLGIGMDRLMMFLTNNASIQEVLFFPQMRPEKKQIQIELSEEEKLIIALLKANENKMDLAQLKVTAALSGKKWDVATKGLAKNNLIKVSVDGESKVMELVE, from the coding sequence ATGGCATTATCCGAACAAGAAATCATCCGTAGAGAAAAACTTCAAAACTTACGCAATTTGGGAATTAACCCTTATCCTGCTAACCTTTTTCCTGTAAATCATACTTCTAAGCAAGTAAAAGAAAATTTTGAGGAAGGCAAGAAGGTTATTGTTGCCGGACGTTTGATGAGTGTGAGAGATCAAGGAAAAGCTTGTTTTGCCGAGTTGCAGGATAGCGAAGGGCGTATTCAAATGTACGTGAATCGTGACGTTTTGTGTGAAGGCGATGATAAAACTTTGTACAATCAGGTTTTCAAGAAATTGACCGATTTGGGCGATTTTATTGGTATTGAAGGAGAATTGTTTACGACTCAGGTTGGTGCAAAATGTATCCGTGTGAGTGGTTTTACATTTTTGAGCAAAACTTTGCGTCCGTTGCCGTTGCCAAAAACAGATGAGGACGGAAAAGTGTATGACGCCTTTAACGACGCTGAATTGCGCTACAGAATGCGTTATGTGGATTTGACCGTGAACCCACAAGTGAAAGAAACTTTTATCAAAAGAACCAAATTGTTTAATGCAATGCGTGGTTTCTTTAATGATGCGGGTTATCTTGAAGTAGAAACTCCAGTTTTGCAATCGATTCCTGGTGGTGCTGCAGCGAGACCTTTTATCACGCACCACAACTCACTTGACATTCCGCTATATATGCGTATTGCCAACGAATTGTATTTAAAAAGATTAATCGTAGGTGGATTTGACGGTGTGTATGAGTTTTCGAAAAACTTCCGTAACGAAGGAATGGACAGAACGCACAACCCGGAATTTACCGCTATGGAAATATATGTAGCCTACAAAGACTACAATTGGATGATGGATTTCACCGAAAGGCTTTTGGAGCATTGCGCTGTGTCGGTAAACGGTACGAGCGATGTTACTTTTGGCGAACACAAAATCAGTTTCAAAGCGCCGTATGCACGTGTTACAATGACAGATTCTATCAAACATTTTACTGGTTTTGATATTTCCGGAAAAACGGAAGCTGAACTTTTTGAAGCTGCCAAAGGAATGGGAATTGAAGTCGACGAAACAATGGGTAAAGGAAAATTGATTGATGAGATTTTTGGAGCGAAATGCGAAGGGAATTATATTCAGCCAACTTTCATAACGGATTATCCAAAGGAAATGTCACCTCTTTGTAAAGAGCATCGTGACAATCCGGATTTGACGGAACGTTTTGAATTGATGGTTTGTGGTAAAGAAGTTGCCAATGCTTACTCTGAATTGAACGACCCAATTGACCAAAGAGAGCGTTTTGAAGACCAACTTCGTCTGTCTGAAAAAGGAGATGATGAAGCTACCGGAACTATCGACGAGGATTTCCTAAGAGCTTTAGAATACGGTATGCCTCCAACATCAGGTTTAGGAATTGGAATGGATCGTTTGATGATGTTCTTGACCAACAATGCTTCTATTCAGGAAGTGTTGTTTTTCCCGCAGATGCGTCCAGAGAAAAAACAAATTCAGATTGAATTGTCTGAAGAAGAGAAATTAATCATTGCTTTACTTAAAGCAAATGAAAATAAGATGGATTTAGCGCAACTAAAAGTTACTGCTGCCTTAAGCGGTAAGAAATGGGATGTTGCTACCAAAGGTTTAGCCAAAAACAACTTGATTAAAGTAAGTGTTGACGGCGAAAGCAAGGTAATGGAATTGGTGGAGTAA
- the lipB gene encoding lipoyl(octanoyl) transferase LipB translates to MNKTIQLQDLGNKDYQETWAYQEELFKEIVDLKIQNRKDETTLATPNYFLFVEHPHVYTLGKSGDFSNLLLSEQQLEAKGATFYKINRGGDITYHGPGQIVGYPILDLENFFSDIHKYLRLLEETIILTLQEYGLECGRSDGETGVWLGVGTPFARKICAMGVRASRWVTMHGFALNVNADLGYFDNIIPCGIRGKAVTSLNVELGIDKVDEQEVKEKILKHFSQLFEAEFLI, encoded by the coding sequence ATGAACAAAACCATCCAACTTCAAGATTTAGGAAATAAAGATTACCAAGAAACGTGGGCTTATCAGGAAGAACTGTTCAAGGAAATTGTCGATTTGAAGATTCAAAACAGGAAGGACGAAACCACTCTTGCAACTCCCAATTATTTTCTTTTTGTAGAGCATCCTCATGTTTATACCTTAGGGAAAAGCGGAGATTTCAGTAATTTGCTTTTATCTGAACAGCAGTTGGAAGCCAAAGGAGCTACTTTTTACAAAATAAATCGTGGTGGCGATATTACCTATCACGGACCGGGACAAATTGTTGGTTATCCTATTTTGGACTTGGAGAATTTCTTTTCGGATATTCATAAATACCTGCGTCTTTTGGAAGAAACCATTATTCTTACTTTACAGGAATACGGATTGGAATGTGGTCGAAGCGATGGAGAAACCGGAGTTTGGCTAGGAGTTGGAACACCATTTGCCCGTAAAATTTGCGCCATGGGAGTTCGCGCTTCGCGTTGGGTAACGATGCACGGTTTTGCCCTAAACGTCAATGCCGATTTGGGTTATTTTGATAATATCATTCCGTGCGGAATCCGTGGGAAAGCTGTAACTTCTTTAAATGTTGAACTTGGTATTGATAAAGTGGATGAACAGGAAGTGAAAGAAAAAATCCTAAAACATTTTTCTCAATTATTCGAAGCGGAGTTTCTTATTTAA
- a CDS encoding ribonuclease HII, whose protein sequence is MLQNNFSSFLLETGTDEAGRGCLAGPVTAAAVILPIDFKNEILNDSKQLTEKAREKLRPIIEAEAISFAVTHLHPNEIDEINILNASMKGMQECILKLNQTPEFIIVDGNRSLNAKLGLKNTFGKQFSKAEIELLKSIPNQSIIKGDSKYLSIAAASILAKTYRDEYMDKIHEEFPMYNWKKNKGYPTKEHREAIKKYGSTKYHRMSFRLLPDQLTLDF, encoded by the coding sequence ATGCTTCAAAATAATTTTTCCTCTTTCCTGCTTGAAACCGGCACCGACGAAGCCGGACGAGGCTGTCTTGCTGGTCCGGTAACCGCCGCCGCTGTAATTTTGCCAATTGATTTTAAAAACGAAATACTAAACGACAGCAAGCAACTAACCGAAAAAGCAAGAGAAAAACTCAGACCTATTATAGAAGCAGAAGCCATTTCATTTGCCGTGACACACTTGCATCCCAACGAAATTGACGAAATAAACATACTAAACGCTTCGATGAAAGGAATGCAGGAATGCATTTTGAAACTGAATCAAACTCCCGAATTTATTATCGTGGATGGCAACCGTTCTTTGAATGCCAAATTGGGCTTAAAAAATACTTTCGGAAAACAATTTTCCAAAGCCGAAATCGAATTATTAAAATCAATCCCGAACCAAAGCATCATCAAAGGAGATTCAAAATACCTGAGTATTGCAGCCGCTTCTATTTTGGCAAAAACCTATCGGGATGAATATATGGACAAAATTCACGAAGAATTCCCCATGTACAATTGGAAAAAAAACAAAGGCTATCCAACAAAAGAACACCGCGAAGCCATCAAAAAATACGGCTCCACAAAATACCACCGAATGAGTTTTAGACTTTTACCAGATCAACTTACGTTAGATTTTTGA
- a CDS encoding putative porin, which produces MRIFFLSIFLALPVLLFSQRKKDVNSAKEMDYNTKYNSSDTIKKKKAPEATIDMYRIISLEKDTTYIDTTQSIRKAYGFNYLRKDNFGLMSFSNIGETYNTLQYGLNGFSPYPGFGFTAKQFNYSKPEEIRYANVATPVTELYFRTTIVRGQSTDVFFSLNPSPQLNFSVAYRALRSEGRYINQEARTNNFRFTASYNTKDERYVLKSHYVAQKIQNEENGGISNVSNFESGDSSFDNRARLGVYFEDAMSILKGKRFFVDQTFRINPKKGENNLYVTEQFNYETIFFNYSQQTIASNVGGEIVDRFGESFVTSGMNDRTTYNKVYNRLGAVYENMTLGSFTFFVDDLHSNYFYNNILYFDSETVPNLLSQAINDIGGQYNYRKDKWNGKFSYSKSITNQNLSNLDASAIYDLNDENQISFRYQNMNRLPNNNYNLYQSSYKKYNWSNDFVNEKLNSISVNADTKWVSLSLQYNSIKDYLYFADISTDAERAAKTQIVAPSQYGQIINYASLKVAREFVVGKFALDNTLLFQKVDQSNNVLNVPEFVTRNTLYYTDKIFNKKLFFQTGIEFNYFSSYYSNSYNPLVGEFFVQDKVKIGNFPLVDYFINAKIQRTRFYLKAEHLNSLFSKSNYFSAPDYPYRDFLIRFGLVWNFFN; this is translated from the coding sequence ATGAGGATTTTCTTTTTGTCAATTTTTTTAGCTCTTCCGGTTCTTCTTTTTTCACAGCGAAAAAAGGATGTGAATAGTGCTAAAGAAATGGATTATAATACCAAATACAATTCATCGGATACCATAAAGAAGAAAAAGGCCCCGGAAGCAACTATTGATATGTATCGAATTATTTCGTTGGAAAAAGATACTACTTATATCGATACCACTCAGTCTATACGTAAAGCTTATGGTTTTAATTATTTGAGAAAAGATAATTTTGGTCTTATGAGCTTTTCTAATATTGGGGAAACCTATAATACTTTGCAATACGGACTTAATGGTTTTTCTCCTTATCCAGGGTTTGGGTTTACCGCAAAACAGTTTAATTATAGCAAGCCCGAGGAAATACGATATGCTAATGTTGCGACTCCAGTAACGGAGTTATATTTTAGGACAACTATTGTAAGAGGACAATCTACAGATGTGTTTTTTTCGTTGAATCCTTCTCCTCAATTAAATTTTTCGGTTGCCTACAGGGCATTGCGTTCCGAAGGTAGGTACATTAATCAAGAAGCCAGAACAAATAATTTTAGATTTACCGCAAGTTATAATACCAAAGACGAAAGGTATGTGTTGAAATCGCATTATGTGGCCCAAAAGATTCAGAATGAAGAAAATGGAGGTATTAGCAATGTGAGTAACTTTGAAAGTGGCGATTCTTCTTTTGACAATAGAGCACGATTGGGTGTTTATTTTGAAGATGCTATGTCTATACTTAAAGGGAAACGTTTTTTTGTTGACCAAACTTTTAGGATAAATCCAAAAAAAGGAGAGAATAATTTGTATGTTACGGAACAGTTTAATTACGAAACTATTTTTTTTAATTATTCACAACAAACGATAGCTTCGAATGTTGGTGGTGAAATTGTGGATCGTTTTGGTGAAAGTTTTGTGACTAGCGGGATGAACGACAGAACTACTTATAATAAGGTTTACAACAGGCTAGGGGCGGTGTATGAAAACATGACACTAGGTTCTTTTACTTTTTTTGTTGATGATTTACATTCCAATTATTTTTATAATAATATATTGTATTTTGACTCGGAAACGGTGCCTAATCTATTGAGTCAAGCCATTAATGATATTGGAGGGCAATACAATTACCGCAAGGACAAATGGAATGGGAAATTTTCATATTCGAAATCGATTACCAATCAAAATTTATCAAATCTTGACGCGTCGGCGATATATGATTTGAATGACGAAAATCAAATTTCGTTTCGTTATCAAAACATGAACCGATTGCCTAACAATAATTATAATCTGTACCAAAGCAGTTATAAAAAATACAATTGGTCCAATGATTTTGTAAACGAAAAATTAAATTCTATCAGTGTTAATGCTGATACCAAATGGGTTTCTTTGTCCCTACAATATAATTCGATAAAAGATTATTTGTATTTTGCTGATATTTCTACGGACGCTGAAAGAGCTGCCAAAACGCAAATTGTTGCTCCGTCACAATACGGACAGATAATTAATTATGCTTCGTTGAAGGTTGCGAGAGAGTTTGTTGTGGGTAAATTTGCATTGGATAATACTTTATTGTTTCAAAAAGTGGATCAGTCTAATAATGTTTTGAATGTACCGGAATTTGTAACCCGAAACACCTTGTATTATACAGACAAGATTTTTAATAAAAAATTATTTTTTCAAACGGGAATAGAATTCAATTATTTCTCAAGCTACTACAGTAATAGTTACAATCCATTGGTTGGAGAGTTTTTTGTACAGGATAAAGTAAAAATTGGGAATTTTCCATTGGTTGATTATTTTATCAATGCAAAAATTCAACGCACCAGATTTTATCTCAAAGCGGAACACCTAAATTCGTTGTTTTCAAAAAGTAACTATTTTTCTGCACCCGATTATCCGTATCGTGATTTCTTAATTCGTTTTGGATTAGTTTGGAATTTCTTCAATTAA
- a CDS encoding pyridoxal-phosphate dependent enzyme yields MEYSENILGTIGNTPLVKLNKVTAEVKALVLAKVETFNPGNSVKDRMAVKMIEDAEADGRLKPGGTIIEGTSGNTGMGLALVAIVKGYKLICVMSDKQSKEKMDILRAVGAKVIVCPTDVEPTDPRSYYSVSKKLAEETPNSWYANQYDNLSNTVAHYEQTGPEIWKQTEGKITHFVVGVGTGGTISGVGKYLKEKNPNIKIWGIDTYGSVFKKYHETGIFDENEIYSYITEGIGEDILPKNVDFSIIDGFTKVTDKDAAIYTRKIALEEGVFVGNSAGAAIKGLLQLKEHFKPDDVVVVLFHDSGSRYVGKMFNDDWMRERGFLEEDYTKAEDVIKDHMDKQLIVVRTEELVSHAIERMRKHNISQLPVVDISGFVGSVDETDLFRSYIADKNVIDKPIKEVMGKAFPVVKLNTSIEKVSRLFTKENDAVLVDLENGHHQIITKSDIIKSMK; encoded by the coding sequence ATGGAATATTCAGAAAATATATTAGGAACGATTGGTAATACACCATTGGTAAAACTTAATAAAGTGACTGCCGAGGTAAAGGCTTTGGTTCTTGCAAAAGTAGAAACTTTCAATCCGGGTAATTCGGTAAAAGACCGGATGGCCGTGAAAATGATTGAAGATGCAGAAGCTGATGGGCGATTGAAACCTGGAGGAACTATAATAGAAGGAACTTCGGGGAATACAGGGATGGGACTGGCATTGGTAGCTATTGTAAAAGGCTATAAGCTGATTTGTGTAATGTCTGATAAGCAATCCAAAGAAAAAATGGATATTCTTCGTGCGGTGGGAGCCAAAGTAATAGTTTGTCCCACCGATGTTGAACCCACCGATCCGCGTTCTTATTATTCGGTGTCCAAAAAATTGGCGGAGGAAACTCCTAATTCCTGGTATGCAAATCAATACGACAATTTATCCAATACGGTGGCACATTATGAACAAACTGGCCCCGAAATTTGGAAACAGACAGAAGGTAAAATTACCCATTTTGTTGTTGGTGTTGGGACGGGTGGAACTATTTCTGGAGTTGGGAAATACTTAAAAGAGAAAAATCCAAATATAAAAATTTGGGGAATCGATACGTATGGTTCGGTTTTCAAAAAGTACCATGAAACGGGAATTTTTGATGAAAATGAAATTTACTCTTATATAACCGAAGGAATCGGGGAAGATATTTTGCCAAAGAATGTGGATTTTTCCATAATAGATGGGTTTACCAAAGTTACAGATAAAGATGCCGCAATCTATACCCGAAAAATTGCACTCGAGGAAGGGGTTTTTGTTGGGAATTCTGCAGGAGCTGCCATAAAAGGACTGCTGCAACTTAAGGAGCATTTTAAGCCCGATGACGTTGTGGTAGTATTATTTCATGACTCCGGAAGTCGTTATGTGGGCAAAATGTTCAACGACGACTGGATGCGAGAGAGAGGGTTTCTTGAGGAAGATTATACCAAAGCCGAAGATGTAATCAAAGATCATATGGACAAACAATTGATTGTGGTTCGTACAGAGGAATTGGTTTCGCACGCTATCGAAAGAATGCGTAAACATAATATTTCGCAACTGCCTGTGGTTGATATTTCTGGTTTTGTGGGTTCTGTTGATGAAACGGATTTGTTTCGAAGTTATATCGCTGATAAAAATGTAATTGACAAGCCCATCAAAGAAGTGATGGGAAAAGCTTTTCCGGTTGTAAAACTAAACACTTCAATCGAAAAAGTATCTCGATTATTTACCAAAGAAAATGATGCGGTATTGGTAGATCTTGAAAATGGACATCATCAAATTATTACGAAATCGGATATTATTAAGTCGATGAAGTAG
- a CDS encoding 3'-5' exonuclease — protein sequence MTFTAIDFETATGYHPCSVGIVTVENGIIVDEFVTLIKPHNNEYNPYTIRVHGIHPSDTINARTFLEVFPEIKKRLQNRVVVAHNESFDRNVLSKTMAFYGLNYEDLNIGFRWECTVKIYKSIGLKPATLSECCRVMQIELNHHEALSDARACAQLYLLR from the coding sequence TTGACTTTTACCGCCATAGATTTTGAAACTGCAACTGGTTACCATCCGTGTTCCGTCGGAATTGTTACTGTCGAAAATGGGATTATTGTAGATGAGTTTGTGACTTTAATCAAACCGCATAATAATGAATATAATCCCTATACGATTAGGGTTCATGGAATTCATCCGAGTGATACAATAAATGCCAGGACTTTTCTGGAGGTATTCCCCGAAATTAAAAAAAGACTTCAAAATAGGGTTGTTGTCGCTCATAACGAAAGTTTTGATCGTAATGTTTTGTCCAAAACTATGGCTTTTTATGGTTTGAATTATGAAGATTTGAATATTGGTTTCCGTTGGGAATGTACCGTGAAAATCTATAAATCCATAGGATTGAAGCCCGCCACTTTAAGCGAATGTTGTAGGGTTATGCAAATTGAGTTGAATCATCACGAGGCATTATCTGATGCTCGTGCTTGTGCTCAATTGTATTTACTCAGATGA